One window from the genome of Pseudalkalibacillus hwajinpoensis encodes:
- a CDS encoding glycoside hydrolase family 35 protein, translating to MLEARKNHFYLNDEPFQILSGGLHYFRVVPEYWKDRLQKLKALGLNTVETYIPWNFHEPKKGQFHFEGMADVERFIAEAQDVGLYVILRPSPYICAEWEMGGLPSWLLKEDDMALRCSHPAFLRHVEEYFNDLLPRLKPFLQKNGGPVIAFQIENEYGAYGNDQNYLEFHKEQYEKHGIDTFYFTSDGPDFIKQGSMDNVVTTLNFGSRPEEAFAALEAMKPDSPKMVAEFWIGWFDHWSGEHHTRDAKEAAEVFRKLMDMGASVNFYMFHGGTNFGFYNGANHYEKYAPTITSYDYDSLLTEWGDVTDKYLAMAEVLKSVADVSIEDVSKVETKSYGEVKLMESASLFDVLQEVGTRVEHVAPRSMEKIDQSFGYTLYRTSINDTGTFELDTTPIHDRAFLYVNGKHEATISVNDESKSVMIPFPNEVNVFEVLVENLGRVNYGKHLSDQKGIVQNLWLNNQYWFDWEMIKIEGDRLPKTYSSGERYPKYFKGIFQADQCYDTFVDLEGFTKGNVYINAFNLGRYWQTMGPQQHLYLPGPLLNEGTNEIVVLELEGHTASSVKLVNEPKLG from the coding sequence ATGCTGGAAGCGAGAAAGAACCACTTTTACTTAAATGACGAACCTTTTCAAATTCTTTCTGGAGGCCTTCATTACTTCAGAGTTGTCCCTGAGTATTGGAAAGATCGCCTTCAGAAGCTGAAGGCACTTGGACTGAATACGGTAGAAACATATATACCATGGAACTTTCATGAACCGAAGAAGGGTCAGTTTCATTTTGAAGGAATGGCTGATGTGGAGCGGTTCATAGCTGAAGCACAGGACGTTGGGCTTTATGTTATTCTTCGTCCTTCTCCTTATATTTGTGCAGAGTGGGAAATGGGAGGGCTTCCTTCTTGGCTTCTAAAAGAAGATGACATGGCGCTTCGCTGTAGTCATCCTGCTTTTCTAAGACATGTAGAGGAATACTTTAATGATCTTCTTCCACGGTTGAAGCCTTTCTTACAAAAGAACGGCGGTCCGGTGATTGCCTTTCAAATTGAAAATGAATATGGCGCATATGGCAACGATCAGAACTATCTTGAGTTTCATAAAGAACAGTACGAGAAACATGGCATTGATACGTTTTACTTCACATCAGACGGACCAGATTTCATTAAACAGGGTTCAATGGATAACGTCGTAACGACGCTAAATTTTGGTTCCAGACCAGAAGAAGCCTTTGCGGCACTTGAAGCGATGAAACCTGATTCACCTAAAATGGTCGCGGAATTCTGGATCGGCTGGTTTGATCACTGGAGCGGCGAGCATCATACACGTGACGCAAAGGAAGCAGCGGAAGTGTTCCGGAAGTTAATGGATATGGGCGCATCTGTGAATTTCTACATGTTCCACGGTGGAACAAACTTTGGTTTCTATAACGGTGCGAATCATTACGAAAAATATGCTCCGACGATTACTAGCTATGACTACGATTCGCTCTTAACAGAATGGGGCGACGTGACAGATAAGTATCTCGCGATGGCGGAAGTGTTGAAAAGCGTAGCAGACGTTTCGATTGAAGACGTTTCTAAAGTTGAGACGAAAAGCTATGGAGAAGTGAAGCTAATGGAGAGTGCAAGCCTATTCGATGTTCTCCAAGAAGTAGGAACCAGGGTAGAGCACGTTGCACCACGGAGCATGGAGAAGATTGATCAAAGTTTCGGCTACACGCTTTATCGAACGTCGATTAACGACACTGGAACGTTTGAGCTTGATACAACGCCAATTCATGATCGAGCTTTTCTTTACGTCAATGGGAAACATGAGGCGACGATTTCAGTAAATGATGAGTCAAAATCGGTTATGATCCCGTTTCCGAATGAAGTAAATGTTTTTGAAGTTCTTGTTGAAAACCTTGGAAGAGTGAATTATGGAAAACATCTATCTGACCAGAAGGGGATTGTGCAGAATCTCTGGCTAAACAACCAGTATTGGTTTGACTGGGAAATGATTAAAATTGAAGGAGATCGTTTACCGAAGACGTATTCATCAGGAGAACGTTATCCGAAATATTTCAAAGGCATATTCCAAGCTGATCAATGCTATGATACATTTGTTGATTTGGAAGGGTTTACAAAAGGGAATGTTTATATTAATGCCTTTAATCTTGGTCGCTACTGGCAAACGATGGGGCCACAGCAGCACCTTTACTTGCCAGGTCCACTGTTAAATGAAGGTACAAATGAAATTGTCGTTCTGGAATTAGAAGGACATACTGCAAGCAGCGTAAAACTAGTGAACGAACCTAAACTCGGATAA